In Papaver somniferum cultivar HN1 chromosome 1, ASM357369v1, whole genome shotgun sequence, a genomic segment contains:
- the LOC113276312 gene encoding uncharacterized protein LOC113276312 has protein sequence MLGPDTCSHYFTDLEWEYRNDAKQWFINKGIEIKYALILGHRSSKDRLEFVCQRGGNQESHWAKDKLDVKKTTREYITKSKKYGCPFMIIVNRPKRPDGSKVYKLSKVLNGCHNHDDPESLAGHATVCELKPHQLETVRSMKAFRQSDILRKIKEDDKNNLSTLRQIYTTRAALGGGNGMVDRLLNNLRG, from the coding sequence ATGCTGGGTCCTGATACCTGTTCCCActatttcaccgatttggaatggGAATACAGAAAcgatgcaaagcaatggtttataAACAAGGGGATAGAGATCAAATACGCGTTAATTTTAGGCCATCGTTCAAGTAAAGATCGTTTGGAATTTGTTTGTCAGAGAGGTGGAAATCAAGAAAGTCACTGGGCAAAGGACAAACTTGACGTGAAGAAgacgacaagggaatacattactaaatcaaagaagtatggttgCCCGTTTATGATTATAGTTAATAGACCCAAGAGACCCGATGGTAGTAAGGTATACAAGCTCTCTAAAGTGCtgaatggttgtcataatcatgatgatccgGAATCTCTTGCTGGACACGCGACCGTTTGTgagttgaaaccacatcaattggaaacggtGAGGTCGATGAAAGCGTTTAGACAAAGTGACATTcttaggaagattaaggaggatgataagaataacttgtccactttgagACAAATTTATACAACAAGAGCAGCTTTAGGAGGAGGGAATGGGATGGTAGATCGGTTATTGAACAATCTCAGGGGTTAG